actGCTATCCATGTTATATTGTAGGCTGCTCCCTTTCACTATTCCTTGCACAAGAAAATCAGgagttagacttaggaacccaaatgagtttgggtcccttgtaatgaggAAAAGGGTGAATTAGGGCTCTTTTGGTCCAAGCAAGCATATTACAGTTTTTATGTGAAGGACCAAGTTCCTTAGCAGTAGTTATTTTTTCAGCAAAGACGCTATTTTTCTATTGATATTGGAATCTGTCCTTACACGTTTCCTTAAATTGTCGGTGTTACTACAATGAGTGCATAGCCAATTGTCAGGTACAATGACatacttgctatgagggttgtaggGAGTCTTCTTCCTTTGAAACCCAATTCCCTACCTGTTTCCCCCCATTGTTTGTGTACATGGCAGTGATAGcatcagaggaccaggtccacttgagTGATATTTCAAGATCACTCTTAACTCTTCCTAGTTCTTCCtgaagtttttttattttttctcaagATTAACACACAGACTAGATTTCACTGATTCCaactcattttcaagcttaaGATGTGCCTCACTTGTAAACTCCTTTCCCTTTTGACTGTTCCCAGGCCTATTATCCATTTTAAGTTCCTCAATTGTTTCCTTTAGGTCCACTACCACCACTAATAGGTCATCTGTCTCATGCTCAATGTTAGCAACTCTCTCAATTAAGACTTATTTTTCCTTTCTGACACACTCAATGGTCTCTTTTAGATCTACCATAATAACTATTAGATCATCCCTCTAATGTTCTATATTTGCAATTTTTTCATCTaaggcttccttttctttttccaggTTCTTAATTGTTTCCTTTAAATCAACCACAACGATTACTAGGTCATCTCTAGACTGGTCTGCTTCTCCTAATTCCACAGTTAAAACATCTTTATCATTTATAAGACTATGATAATCATCAATTAACACATTTGTCAAAGACATGGGTTTTTTAGGAGAGTAAgattttagatttctctaaacatccagaaaatttacctcatcatcgtctttatcttcatcttcatcatcatcagactgAGCCATCAAGGCAAAGATTGAGTCATACTCAGTTGCTTCACTTTCTACTGCCATCATTGAACTATCATCATGATcattttcttcttcagattcgctggaggagtctccccatgcagcaagagcttgcttCACAACATTGTCAGCGACATTTTTCCTCTTCAAGCATTTATTAGGAACTAGGTTCCTCTTGGCTATTTTGTCAAAGTTATTTTTTATTGATCTTGCTTTACGAGAGGGCAATCCTTGATGAAGTGTCCTGGCTTGCCACATTTATGGCAGAGGTCATAATTTTTTGGCTTGCTAGAACTACCCCTTTTTGGAATGCCTCCATTCCTGCGAACCATTTTCTGGAATCTTTTTGTCAAATAAGCCATATCACCATCCTCACCACTTGAATCATTGTTATCTGTCTTGaggaccaggttcttctcctttttgggctctcttctttcattgtccttcttcttcttcttcttcttctttttcatttcatatGTTTTCAAATTTCCAACAAGTTCATTTATGGTCAGCGCCTGCAAGTTCTTTGCCTCTGTGATAGCGTTCACCTTACTTTTGCAGGACCTGGGTAGGACACTGAGAATTTTTCTGACAAACTTGTTTCTTGGAATGATTTCCCTAAGAGAGTGGAGCTCATTGATGATATAGGTGAAGCAAGTatgcatatcttgaatagattcatcgtccttcatcctgaagagctcgtATTCAGTTGTAAGCATGTCAATATTTGATTGCTTGACCTGTGTTGTTCCTTCATGAGCTGTCTGAAGAGCTTCCTAGATTTCTTTTACTGATTGGCATGCCGATATCCTATTATATTCATCAGGACCAATGCCACaaacaagaattttctttgcacgaaaattcttTTCTATGGACTTTTGATCAACGTTATTGAATTCCTTCCTCGTTTTGGGAATGGTTACAGCTGGATCGCCAACAATCTTTGTAGTAACAAAGGGTCTATCACAAATAACATCCCAAAGCTCGGAGCCTTCAGCCATTATAAAGTCATGCATCCTAGTCTTCCACCATCCATAATATTGGCTGTTGAACCTTGGTGGTCTGTAAGTAGACTAGCCTTCTTCGAAGTTTGGCGGAGCAGCCAtgaggtgttagcctgatagaaagaacccgctatgataccaattgatagaatttaagggtccaccaaactatataacTAGGTTCTCTATTAGTTTCCACAGAACGCACGCACACTGCTGTAAGTAAATGACGCATAagagttttacgtggaaaattctcagctcaacgggattaaaaaccatgccctacccttgtaggatttcaacttcactaccgagcaactttagattacaacctatgtaacctaggaattaacctcttaatttctcactaacttgtaacactctattacaagtcactttgtaATGACTTTATTACTAagactttacaact
The Nicotiana sylvestris chromosome 11, ASM39365v2, whole genome shotgun sequence DNA segment above includes these coding regions:
- the LOC138881807 gene encoding uncharacterized protein is translated as MLTTEYELFRMKDDESIQDMHTCFTYIINELHSLREIIPRNKFVRKILSVLPRSCKSKVNAITEAKNLQALTINELVGNLKTYEMKKKKKKKKKDNERREPKKEKNLVLKTDNNDSSGEDGDMAYLTKRFQKMVRRNGGIPKRAKRNLVPNKCLKRKNVADNVVKQALAAWGDSSSESEEENDHDDSSMMAVESEATEYDSIFALMAQSDDDEDEDKDDDEEELGRVKSDLEISLKWTWSSDAITAMYTNNGGKQNDDLNCLCVFDDDAELWHMRMGHASFTLLNKLVRKDLVRGLRKSSFKDHKVCKMHV